From one Sulfurimonas sp. genomic stretch:
- the dgt gene encoding dGTPase: MIDYSKKITLDREFYPSKDINMSIESDRGRILSAPAFRRLQKRTQVFALELNASIRTRLTHSLEVGQTARFIAKTILSKLEEDGLKKYHLEELENAFISTAEMTSLLHDIGNPPFGHFAEQTINKWMENHALPILGKFETSSDEAEDLKELLKRDICNYDGNAQAIRVITKLQRLNLSYTQILAVLKYTRGAYETKPEKGSSLDYLCKKPGFYYSEKEFIEKIQETLNIKQGHRFPITYIMEAADDISYLTADLEDSVEKGILSLDEVYNLIKSECEKENENYLLELIEDKYKKAKQNEEPYQFNMFFTLFRAQLVTALVYHVVEIYMDNHESIFNGEFNSALLDHNEESKYFKAIRILEKISLKHIYQNKDVQELELQGYSIVNGLLNIYKPLLELSSDDFSKLLEDKRIDCFVSIRLIKRLSSKQIVAYQNDVQKLNKDDKENYTLLEWYYRVRLITDYISGMTDDFALKEYQNLSAM; the protein is encoded by the coding sequence TTGATTGATTATAGTAAAAAAATCACATTAGACAGGGAATTTTATCCATCAAAAGATATCAATATGTCTATTGAAAGTGACAGAGGAAGAATACTCTCAGCACCTGCTTTTAGAAGACTACAAAAAAGAACACAGGTATTTGCACTTGAGCTAAATGCATCTATTCGTACAAGGTTAACTCACTCACTGGAAGTAGGGCAAACAGCGAGGTTTATAGCTAAAACTATACTTTCAAAATTAGAAGAGGATGGTTTAAAAAAGTATCATTTAGAAGAACTTGAAAATGCATTTATATCAACAGCAGAGATGACAAGTCTTCTGCATGATATAGGTAACCCTCCATTTGGACATTTCGCGGAGCAAACCATTAACAAGTGGATGGAAAATCATGCACTTCCCATCTTAGGTAAGTTTGAAACTTCTTCAGATGAAGCAGAAGATCTAAAAGAGCTTTTAAAAAGAGATATTTGCAACTATGATGGTAATGCACAAGCTATTAGAGTTATAACTAAATTGCAACGATTAAACCTCTCTTACACACAAATATTAGCTGTACTTAAATATACAAGAGGTGCGTATGAAACAAAACCAGAAAAAGGAAGCTCTTTAGATTATTTATGTAAAAAGCCGGGGTTTTACTATAGTGAAAAAGAGTTTATTGAAAAAATTCAAGAGACTCTAAATATTAAACAAGGGCATAGGTTTCCAATAACATATATTATGGAAGCTGCTGATGACATATCTTATCTTACAGCTGACTTGGAAGATTCTGTTGAAAAGGGGATTCTTAGCTTAGATGAAGTATATAATCTAATTAAAAGTGAGTGTGAAAAAGAGAATGAAAATTATCTTTTAGAGCTAATAGAAGACAAGTATAAAAAAGCTAAACAGAATGAAGAACCTTATCAGTTTAATATGTTTTTTACACTTTTTAGAGCACAGTTGGTTACTGCTTTAGTGTATCACGTTGTAGAGATATATATGGATAATCATGAAAGTATTTTTAATGGTGAATTTAATTCTGCACTTTTGGACCATAATGAGGAAAGTAAATATTTTAAAGCAATAAGAATACTTGAAAAAATATCTCTAAAGCATATATATCAAAACAAAGATGTACAAGAGCTTGAACTTCAAGGGTATTCAATAGTAAATGGTTTATTAAACATATATAAACCATTATTGGAATTAAGTTCAGATGATTTTTCTAAGTTACTCGAAGATAAGAGAATTGATTGTTTTGTCTCTATAAGGTTAATAAAAAGGTTGTCATCTAAACAGATTGTGGCATATCAGAATGATGTACAGAAATTAAATAAGGATGATAAAGAGAATTATACATTGCTTGAATGGTACTATAGAGTCAGGTTAATTACCGACTATATAAGTGGAATGACAGATGATTTTGCTTTAAAAGAGTATCAAAATTTATCTGCAATGTAA
- a CDS encoding DUF2779 domain-containing protein: MNLSKSLYTRGIQCPKALWLKKYKSEVLTPPDEAAKAVFETGNVVGDLACELFPDGKEVPFTRDYDEMIATTRQWLKVGLSNIYEATFNFDGILIMVDILHINQDGVNIYEVKSSTEVKDIYLHDVSIQYYVLKNLGFNIKSANVVHINNEYVRGDELDINELFKVVDVTSEVVELQANIPNILEEFESYLNDTDNEPNIDIGKHCNKPYECDAKEYCWTIQRRIPEYSIFNIFNLGSKKQVELYEQGIVDIADVPSDFAMTANQKQAVQNYKSKKTFIDKENITSFLQNFTYPIYHLDFETYQQAIPEFKGIKPFEQIPFQYSIHIEHEDGTLEHKEYLSQDSVDSRYELATRLCEDIPNDVTVLAYNMSFEQGVINRLANSFSDLSEHLLAINENMQDLMVPFQKKWYVTPAMRGSYSIKYVLPALVPEFAQAYKELDGVQNGSQAMNAFAKLSKLDHEDKQKMRTSLLEYCKLDTLAMVKILRKLRE; the protein is encoded by the coding sequence ATGAACCTCTCTAAATCCCTCTACACTCGTGGAATCCAATGTCCAAAAGCACTTTGGCTTAAAAAGTACAAGTCAGAAGTGCTAACTCCACCAGATGAAGCAGCTAAGGCTGTATTTGAAACAGGTAATGTTGTCGGAGACTTAGCTTGTGAGCTATTTCCAGATGGTAAAGAAGTACCTTTTACAAGAGATTATGATGAGATGATCGCTACTACTAGACAGTGGTTAAAAGTAGGACTCTCAAACATTTACGAAGCTACATTTAACTTTGACGGCATACTTATTATGGTAGATATTTTACATATTAATCAAGATGGTGTAAATATCTACGAAGTTAAAAGCTCTACGGAGGTAAAAGATATTTATCTACACGATGTGTCTATTCAGTACTATGTACTTAAGAACTTAGGCTTTAATATAAAAAGTGCAAATGTAGTACACATAAACAATGAGTATGTCAGAGGTGATGAGTTAGATATAAACGAACTATTTAAGGTAGTAGACGTAACAAGTGAAGTGGTAGAGTTACAAGCAAACATTCCAAACATTTTAGAAGAGTTTGAATCTTACTTGAATGACACAGATAATGAACCAAACATAGACATAGGAAAACATTGTAACAAACCTTATGAATGTGATGCGAAAGAGTATTGTTGGACTATACAAAGACGTATTCCTGAGTATTCGATCTTTAACATTTTTAACCTAGGAAGTAAAAAACAAGTAGAACTTTACGAACAAGGGATCGTAGATATAGCTGATGTACCTTCAGACTTTGCTATGACTGCAAATCAAAAACAAGCTGTACAAAACTATAAGTCGAAAAAAACTTTTATAGACAAAGAAAATATCACCTCTTTTTTACAAAACTTTACTTATCCAATCTACCATTTAGACTTTGAGACATATCAGCAAGCTATACCTGAGTTTAAAGGTATAAAACCATTTGAACAAATACCTTTTCAGTACTCTATCCATATAGAACACGAAGATGGGACACTAGAACATAAAGAGTATTTATCTCAAGATAGTGTTGATAGTAGATATGAGTTAGCTACAAGACTTTGTGAAGATATACCAAATGATGTAACGGTACTGGCATATAACATGAGTTTTGAACAAGGTGTTATAAACAGACTGGCAAATAGCTTTTCTGATCTAAGTGAGCATCTTTTAGCTATAAATGAAAATATGCAAGATCTTATGGTTCCGTTTCAAAAGAAGTGGTATGTAACACCTGCTATGCGAGGAAGTTATTCTATAAAGTATGTATTGCCGGCACTTGTCCCAGAGTTTGCACAGGCGTATAAAGAACTAGACGGTGTACAAAATGGTTCTCAGGCTATGAATGCTTTTGCAAAGCTTAGTAAGTTAGATCATGAAGATAAACAAAAGATGAGAACTTCGTTGTTAGAGTATTGTAAGTTAGACACTTTGGCAATGGTAAAAATTTTGAGAAAGTTGAGGGAATGA
- a CDS encoding AAA family ATPase, protein MGLKLDSVYLENFKCYEDSGKIPFHNLTVFIGENDAGKSTIYDALDLVLNNNYPKNEDFRESSNTIIIKMIFSMNTEIEELSQYIIDNKLTIIKKYQRDAATVLQILGKKFQDEELNSYGNMNASSLIALLERLDIPPERNQSLRKESIENYINTSNLPTTDDFIEINWNQVSAYFPIFQRYSSSDYGNPTSSIRKTLDLVYREAFYEQEEDGTYKLKEDFSTLHSDVKESLNQKLETQLLTHIQKYKPEIQSVSGDYDIDFARGLNFSGLIIKNDENESRNIEQLGEGSKKKIFLSILEWDSEVSLASTQNRNIIRGYDEPDAYLHYNAQREMFYMIQRLAEDDESNVQSIICTHALTMIDRAPARTINHIVKENDKSTVNFLDTDDDEDILDFLNDVSQISGLKNTNIFYEKCFLLVEGEGEENALPVMYKTCYDRSLVESGVVLINLQTNGQWSNALKFLK, encoded by the coding sequence ATGGGATTAAAACTAGATAGTGTATATTTAGAAAATTTTAAATGTTATGAAGATTCTGGCAAAATTCCTTTTCACAATTTAACAGTTTTTATTGGTGAGAATGATGCAGGTAAATCTACAATATATGATGCATTAGATTTAGTATTAAATAATAATTATCCTAAAAATGAAGATTTTAGAGAAAGTTCTAATACTATTATAATTAAAATGATATTCTCTATGAATACAGAAATTGAAGAACTATCTCAATATATTATTGATAACAAATTAACTATTATAAAAAAATATCAACGTGATGCTGCAACAGTACTTCAAATATTAGGAAAAAAATTTCAGGATGAAGAATTAAATTCTTATGGAAATATGAACGCATCTAGTTTAATAGCTTTGTTAGAACGACTTGACATCCCACCTGAGCGCAATCAAAGTTTGAGAAAAGAATCAATAGAGAATTATATTAATACATCAAATCTACCTACAACTGATGATTTTATAGAAATTAATTGGAACCAAGTTAGTGCGTATTTTCCAATATTTCAAAGATACTCTTCAAGTGATTATGGAAATCCCACCTCTTCAATAAGAAAAACTTTGGACTTAGTATATAGAGAGGCATTTTATGAACAAGAAGAAGATGGTACATATAAACTGAAAGAAGACTTTAGTACTTTACATAGTGATGTTAAAGAGTCTTTAAATCAAAAATTAGAAACACAACTTTTAACACATATTCAGAAATATAAGCCTGAAATTCAAAGTGTGAGTGGTGATTATGATATTGATTTTGCAAGAGGATTGAACTTTTCAGGATTAATAATTAAAAATGATGAAAATGAAAGTAGAAATATTGAACAGTTAGGAGAAGGTTCTAAAAAAAAGATATTTTTATCTATATTAGAATGGGATTCTGAAGTAAGCTTAGCATCAACACAGAATAGAAATATTATAAGGGGTTATGATGAGCCAGATGCATATTTGCACTATAATGCTCAAAGAGAAATGTTCTATATGATTCAAAGGTTAGCGGAGGATGATGAATCAAATGTACAATCAATTATTTGTACACATGCATTAACAATGATCGATAGAGCACCAGCAAGAACAATTAATCATATAGTGAAAGAGAATGATAAATCAACAGTGAATTTTTTAGATACAGATGATGATGAAGATATTTTAGATTTTTTAAATGATGTATCTCAAATAAGTGGATTAAAGAATACTAATATTTTTTATGAAAAGTGTTTTCTATTAGTTGAAGGTGAAGGTGAAGAAAATGCTTTACCTGTTATGTACAAGACGTGTTATGATAGAAGCTTAGTTGAAAGTGGTGTTGTTTTAATTAATTTACAAACAAATGGACAGTGGTCAAATGCGCTTAAATTTTTAAAATAA
- a CDS encoding HlyD family type I secretion periplasmic adaptor subunit yields the protein MGLFQTKDRHEFKPLLIEIEDRPLNPLGRTLLWIIITFMVLGSLWLFLAKIDIVVSARGKIIPLGEVKVIQPIETGVISKLHVKEGDYVSKGQVLVEIDPSVTETDLYSKQKNLELLEIEISRLICLIENKKFIVQDKFTDSDVLETQKLIYTTTKQSYEQQLELIKKQISQVQEQMKSANVDKDRLVQHRNNVRENELRLLEVIDIIARSEYDTAHKEVVEYEEQVRMKEHEIVQLQEKLNEFSEQELLVKQEYKNKLLEELTQKRKEATLLKVDIKSIKFKNEKQKLTSPVDGYVGKLMVHTVGGIVTPAEKIISIIPKNVPYVIKATVLNQDIGFIKEGMESAVKVDTFSFQKYGLISATVTHIADDAIEDEKLGAVYEIYLEPKKDFLIVDGEKVFLNSGMSVTSELKVGKRRVIEFFIYPLIKYLDEGMSVR from the coding sequence ATGGGATTATTTCAAACTAAAGATAGACATGAATTTAAACCGTTGCTTATAGAGATCGAAGACAGGCCTTTAAATCCATTAGGACGTACTCTATTGTGGATAATAATAACTTTTATGGTACTAGGCAGTCTGTGGTTGTTTCTTGCTAAGATAGATATTGTTGTAAGTGCCAGGGGTAAAATAATTCCTCTTGGTGAAGTAAAAGTTATTCAACCGATTGAGACTGGAGTGATCAGTAAATTACACGTTAAAGAGGGAGATTATGTTTCTAAAGGACAAGTATTGGTAGAAATTGATCCGTCTGTTACAGAAACAGATCTGTATTCAAAGCAAAAAAATCTTGAACTGTTAGAAATAGAAATAAGTCGTTTAATATGTTTGATTGAAAATAAAAAATTTATAGTACAAGATAAATTTACAGATTCAGATGTGTTAGAGACACAAAAGTTGATATACACCACGACTAAACAATCTTATGAACAACAACTTGAACTTATAAAAAAACAAATCTCTCAGGTTCAAGAACAAATGAAGTCAGCTAACGTAGATAAAGACAGGTTGGTACAACATAGAAATAATGTAAGGGAAAATGAACTTAGACTATTGGAAGTTATTGATATAATCGCCCGTAGCGAGTACGATACAGCACATAAAGAGGTGGTAGAGTATGAAGAACAAGTACGAATGAAGGAACATGAAATAGTTCAACTGCAAGAAAAACTTAATGAATTTAGTGAACAAGAACTGCTTGTAAAACAAGAATATAAGAATAAGCTGTTAGAAGAACTTACTCAAAAAAGAAAAGAAGCAACACTTTTAAAAGTAGACATAAAGTCTATTAAATTTAAAAATGAGAAGCAAAAGTTAACCTCACCTGTTGATGGATACGTTGGAAAGTTAATGGTTCACACTGTCGGTGGAATAGTAACGCCTGCTGAAAAAATAATATCTATTATCCCTAAGAATGTACCGTATGTAATTAAAGCAACTGTTTTAAACCAAGATATAGGCTTTATAAAAGAAGGTATGGAGTCAGCTGTTAAAGTTGATACTTTTAGTTTTCAAAAGTATGGACTGATCTCGGCTACTGTTACACATATTGCCGATGATGCTATAGAAGATGAGAAGTTAGGAGCTGTTTATGAAATATATTTGGAGCCAAAAAAAGACTTTTTAATAGTAGATGGGGAAAAAGTGTTTTTAAACTCAGGAATGAGCGTAACGTCAGAACTTAAAGTTGGAAAAAGACGTGTAATAGAATTTTTTATATACCCACTTATAAAGTACTTGGATGAGGGAATGAGTGTGAGATAA
- a CDS encoding peptidase domain-containing ABC transporter yields MQSALVALEIAGKLNRIQIDSRSIVKEYALSEDEPSIEELARIAKHQGFRSSIKKISIEKLVKNYPLPIIVLKHDGTYMSIIQVNSEKKELLVFDISSKEPYVMSYEMYEEVSSGKSIVLKHKMLSNQVKFGFGWFYAQMLNYKKIIGEVLLASFILQLFGLVTPLFTQVILDKVLVHRSMTTLDVLAIAFVAVAIFDFLINLIRNYIFVHTTSKIDSKLGAKLFHHLLALPIAYFEKRKVGNIIARVRELDTIREFIANKSISVILDVLFSGVFVAVMLLYSVKLTMLVLAFVSVIGLIYFFITPQLRKRLEEKFQMGAQSNAYLVESVTGVQTVKSLALEGSMQKKWEDYLAKYVNSGFHLSNLSNVLGGLSGMLQKLMTISMLYVGVSLVLEGKLSVGQLIAFQMFANQFSGPVLRLVNLWNEFQQTLLSVDRIGDILNTPTEQKNDKAITLPKIEGSVKFDNITFSYTPDMPNVLNGISSEFKAGQSVGLVGRSGSGKSTITKLIQRLYVPNSGTIYIDSVDIRHMNPKWLRNNIGVVLQENYLFSGTIKDNIALSRPDAPMEHIIHVSKMAGAHEFISELPEGYDTQVGERGAALSGGQRQRVAIARALIINPRVLIFDEATSALDYESEKIIQNNMNTIKDGRTMFVVAHRLTTVKDCDVILVMDKGTIVEKGSHGELMKLKGYYHKLYTQQD; encoded by the coding sequence ATGCAGTCAGCATTAGTAGCACTAGAAATAGCAGGAAAGCTAAATAGGATCCAGATAGATAGCCGCAGTATTGTAAAAGAATATGCACTTAGTGAAGATGAACCATCTATAGAGGAGTTGGCAAGGATAGCCAAACACCAAGGTTTTAGAAGTTCAATAAAAAAAATATCTATTGAAAAGCTTGTAAAAAATTATCCTCTACCTATAATTGTATTAAAGCATGACGGTACATATATGAGTATCATACAAGTAAATAGTGAGAAAAAAGAACTATTAGTATTTGATATTTCATCTAAAGAACCATACGTTATGAGTTATGAGATGTATGAAGAGGTGTCTTCTGGTAAAAGTATTGTATTAAAACATAAAATGCTTTCTAATCAAGTTAAGTTTGGATTTGGATGGTTTTATGCGCAGATGCTTAACTATAAAAAAATTATTGGTGAAGTTTTATTAGCATCATTCATTTTACAACTTTTTGGACTTGTAACACCGCTTTTTACTCAAGTAATATTAGATAAAGTGCTTGTTCATCGTTCTATGACTACACTTGATGTTTTAGCTATAGCTTTTGTAGCAGTTGCAATCTTTGATTTTTTAATTAATTTAATAAGAAACTATATCTTTGTTCATACGACTTCCAAGATAGATTCTAAGCTTGGCGCAAAACTTTTTCATCACCTTTTAGCTCTACCAATAGCATATTTTGAAAAAAGAAAAGTGGGAAACATTATTGCCAGGGTTAGAGAATTAGATACGATCAGGGAATTTATAGCTAACAAATCTATTAGTGTAATTTTAGATGTACTTTTTTCAGGTGTATTTGTAGCAGTGATGTTACTATACAGTGTAAAGCTTACCATGTTGGTTTTAGCATTTGTAAGTGTAATTGGTTTAATATACTTTTTTATAACCCCACAGCTACGTAAACGTCTTGAAGAGAAGTTTCAAATGGGTGCGCAGTCAAATGCGTATTTGGTTGAATCTGTAACCGGTGTTCAAACAGTTAAGTCTTTAGCCCTAGAAGGCTCAATGCAGAAAAAGTGGGAAGATTATTTAGCCAAGTACGTTAACTCAGGATTTCATTTGAGTAATCTCTCTAACGTACTAGGCGGACTATCTGGTATGCTTCAAAAACTCATGACAATCTCAATGTTATACGTTGGTGTATCACTTGTTTTAGAAGGAAAACTTAGTGTTGGACAGCTTATAGCTTTTCAGATGTTTGCAAACCAGTTTAGCGGACCTGTACTTCGCTTGGTAAATCTATGGAATGAATTTCAACAAACATTACTTTCAGTAGATAGAATAGGGGATATTTTAAATACGCCAACTGAGCAAAAAAATGATAAAGCCATAACTCTTCCTAAAATAGAAGGAAGTGTAAAGTTTGACAATATAACTTTTTCATATACACCCGATATGCCAAATGTACTTAATGGTATCAGTTCTGAATTTAAAGCAGGACAGAGTGTTGGTTTAGTTGGTAGAAGCGGAAGTGGAAAAAGTACGATCACAAAACTAATTCAGAGGCTTTATGTACCAAATAGCGGGACTATATATATTGACAGTGTAGATATTAGACACATGAATCCAAAATGGTTGAGAAATAACATAGGGGTAGTACTACAGGAAAATTATCTGTTTAGTGGAACAATTAAGGACAACATAGCTTTATCTCGTCCTGATGCTCCAATGGAACATATAATACACGTATCTAAGATGGCAGGAGCGCATGAATTTATTTCTGAACTTCCTGAAGGATATGATACTCAAGTTGGTGAGCGTGGAGCTGCACTCTCTGGTGGACAGAGACAACGGGTGGCTATTGCAAGAGCATTAATTATAAACCCTAGAGTTTTAATATTTGACGAAGCTACATCTGCACTTGATTATGAATCTGAAAAAATTATTCAAAATAATATGAATACTATAAAAGATGGTAGGACAATGTTTGTTGTAGCCCACAGGCTGACTACTGTAAAAGATTGTGATGTTATTTTAGTGATGGACAAGGGTACCATTGTTGAAAAAGGTTCCCATGGCGAATTGATGAAGCTTAAGGGATACTATCATAAGCTTTATACACAACAGGATTAA
- a CDS encoding TolC family protein, giving the protein MIRIYVIVFFIITAIEGQTTSLESIIEQAIEHSYKLKIIKTKKTVYEAKEEEVSSSYYPTLSMGFNFQYTKGYEDGADDISNIGDTILSSQTQYESSVSLKANYLLYDFGARGSQLDMAELDKKSVNVEYYKEVQKLKLELLDLYSKILNIQRDIELNLEIKKNYEKIYLAKKRLNNAGKIDKVSLASEAIRIVELSTKIEENRSILEDCIYQVNLYTGSNYKKNTEFTFFSLPTQQVIGYEESIGYKEISFQKQKKAKELEQVNSEFYPSVSLFGKHNWYGAAECSANCALEDLKKRNYVVGISVNWVLFNGFQTVSKQARVKAELEELRLQELEEKREFEKVQYLNIQKILSLQNDIQNYQDNLNIQEEKLKMNQRLRDIKKIDKISEFEDRVEKLQKILQLKQSLISKWSKQKELEILNENIYKDL; this is encoded by the coding sequence ATGATACGTATCTATGTAATAGTTTTTTTTATTATCACAGCTATTGAAGGACAAACTACTTCATTAGAATCGATAATAGAACAGGCTATTGAACATAGTTATAAATTGAAAATTATAAAAACTAAAAAAACAGTTTACGAAGCAAAAGAAGAAGAGGTTAGTTCATCATATTACCCAACGCTGTCTATGGGGTTTAATTTTCAGTATACAAAAGGATATGAAGACGGTGCCGATGATATATCAAACATTGGAGATACAATTCTTAGCAGTCAAACACAATATGAAAGTTCTGTTTCTCTGAAAGCAAATTATCTTTTATATGACTTTGGAGCTAGAGGAAGCCAATTAGACATGGCAGAGTTGGATAAAAAGTCTGTAAACGTTGAGTATTATAAAGAGGTGCAAAAATTGAAATTGGAACTTCTTGATTTATACTCTAAGATATTAAATATTCAAAGAGACATTGAACTAAATTTAGAGATCAAAAAAAATTATGAAAAGATATATCTTGCAAAAAAGCGTCTTAACAATGCAGGAAAAATTGATAAAGTTTCATTAGCTTCAGAAGCTATTCGTATTGTTGAACTCTCTACTAAAATTGAGGAAAATAGGTCTATATTAGAAGATTGTATATACCAAGTTAACTTATATACAGGGAGTAACTACAAAAAAAATACAGAGTTTACTTTTTTTTCATTACCGACACAACAAGTTATTGGTTATGAAGAAAGTATAGGTTATAAAGAAATAAGCTTTCAAAAACAAAAAAAAGCTAAGGAATTAGAACAAGTTAATAGTGAATTTTATCCTAGTGTTAGTTTATTTGGAAAACACAATTGGTATGGAGCAGCTGAATGTTCTGCAAATTGTGCACTAGAAGATTTGAAAAAACGAAATTACGTAGTTGGTATCTCAGTTAACTGGGTGCTGTTTAACGGTTTTCAAACAGTCTCTAAACAAGCAAGAGTTAAAGCTGAACTTGAAGAGCTTAGGTTGCAAGAACTGGAGGAAAAGAGGGAATTTGAAAAGGTTCAATATTTAAATATACAAAAAATATTGTCTTTGCAAAATGATATACAAAACTATCAAGATAACTTAAATATTCAAGAAGAAAAGCTAAAGATGAATCAGCGGCTCAGAGATATAAAAAAGATTGATAAAATCAGTGAATTTGAAGATAGAGTTGAAAAGCTTCAAAAAATTTTACAATTAAAACAGAGCTTAATATCAAAGTGGAGTAAACAAAAAGAACTGGAAATACTAAATGAAAATATATACAAAGACTTATAA